In one Vibrio sp. CB1-14 genomic region, the following are encoded:
- a CDS encoding PstS family phosphate ABC transporter substrate-binding protein, whose amino-acid sequence MTKTFKALSATALSCGMMASPLLSAETLDAQHSKVAVEPNLVPLMEALIQARKLDIDVQASEDIATSLTKDNLLLGISSRKWQDDEVAKFTHLRGYKPTELFFTADVIAIIANQDNPAKAVTLAELKDVFGCNQQLNVTRWRDSQGTELGAMVPLAIDNQLKGHGTFAKWVACDNAEFSTTNFVIDKPALLSEISAQSDAIGYSVYTDDLNDQNLLNVINNFGESYDVNKETILSGRYPLASVYYMYLDLPPNREHFNQQEEYFISLTLSDEPKPTLNQFGFISLPPEAIQRNKVRLRLTEPMIEGGYK is encoded by the coding sequence GTGACTAAGACTTTTAAAGCGCTCAGCGCAACAGCACTCTCTTGTGGGATGATGGCCTCGCCATTGCTATCAGCAGAGACATTAGATGCGCAGCATTCTAAAGTGGCCGTTGAACCCAATCTCGTACCGCTTATGGAAGCCTTGATACAAGCTAGGAAACTTGATATTGATGTCCAGGCCAGTGAAGATATCGCGACAAGTTTAACCAAAGATAATCTGCTACTCGGTATCAGTTCACGTAAATGGCAAGATGATGAAGTGGCAAAGTTTACCCATTTGAGAGGTTACAAACCTACCGAGCTTTTTTTTACCGCTGACGTTATCGCCATTATTGCCAATCAAGACAATCCGGCCAAAGCCGTAACCCTTGCTGAGCTCAAGGACGTTTTTGGTTGCAACCAGCAGCTTAACGTCACTCGCTGGCGTGATAGTCAAGGTACAGAGCTTGGCGCCATGGTTCCATTAGCTATCGACAATCAACTAAAGGGGCATGGTACGTTTGCCAAGTGGGTTGCGTGCGACAATGCTGAGTTTTCGACGACTAATTTTGTTATCGACAAGCCTGCATTGCTAAGTGAAATCTCGGCGCAGTCAGATGCGATTGGTTACTCGGTTTACACCGACGATCTTAACGATCAAAACTTGCTAAATGTCATCAATAACTTTGGTGAGTCGTACGATGTGAATAAAGAAACCATTTTGTCGGGACGCTATCCACTGGCGAGTGTTTACTACATGTACCTTGACTTGCCACCGAACCGAGAACATTTTAATCAGCAGGAAGAATACTTTATCAGTCTGACGCTGTCTGATGAGCCAAAGCCAACATTAAACCAATTTGGCTTTATCAGCTTGCCGCCAGAGGCAATACAGCGCAATAAAGTTCGTCTGCGTTTAACAGAGCCGATGATTGAAGGCGGTTACAAATAA